Within Calditrichota bacterium, the genomic segment CCCTCGATCGCTATGTCAACCTCGACTACGGCCGGATGCGAGGCTTTGAATTCACCATCGACAAGCGCCCCGCGCACCATTATGCGCTGACCTTTAACTACGACTTCTCCTACGCTTTCGGCAAGGCGTCGGACCAACTGGCAAATCAAGCCTCGCGGCTGCGAGGTGTACCCTATAACTACGACGAGCACCCCCTCGACTGGGACGAGACGCACAAGATCAACGCCTTCCTTACTGTGCTCTATGCCAAGAACGAGCACCCTGAGTTATTGGGATTCCGGATGCCGGACGACTGGCTTATGACGGTCCAGTGGGAGTTCGGTTCAGGGCTGCCTTACACCCCGTCGAAATACACCACCGGCATCGAGAACACCAACCTGATCCTGCCCAATTCGGCGCGGCTGCCGTGGCGCGAGCGGACGACGCTCAAGTTTGAAAAGTATTACTCCCTCAATCCTCAAAAGGGGACGCGCGCCTTCTTCGGCTTCACCGTGGGCAATCTTTTCAACAAGCGAAATGTCCAGTCGGTTTACGCCGAGACAGGCAGCCCGAGTCAGGCCATCCACCCCCTCAATCCGTCCTATAATCCGAGCGAAAACCGTTCGAACTACGATGCCAATCCGCGCAACTACGACGCTCCGCGGAACGTGCTCTTCAGGGTTGGGATGACCTTCTGAAGTACCTTTCCTCGCCACAGGTATGAAGAGTCGAACGGGGCAGGCGGTAACCGCCTGCCCCGTTCTGCTGCCTGGAGCCTTGAGCCCTAAGCCCTATGCCTAATCAATCGCCGGCAGTGTCATCCGTCGCAGCGCAGCCAGATCGAGCAGCGTAAACTCCCGCCCCTCAACAAGAACCGCACCCTCGTCCTGCATCCGGCGCAGAATGCGCGACAGCGACGGCTGAGCGATGTTCAGCATCGTCGCAAGGTCGCCCTTGGACTGACCGATCGTCACCTTGGGACATGCCAGCGGTGTCCCGGGCGGACTCGAACGCTCGTAGAGTTCAAGAAGATGCCGCGCTACCCGCGCCGTTCCGCTCTCCATCGTTAACTGCTCGATTCGCGCCACCATCCGCTTGAGCCAGATCGCCATCCCTTCGAGTAAAAACCGCGCAAAAGGCGCACTTTTCCCGACCATTTCCATCACCACTTCGCGCGGCACAACCAGCAGCGACGCGTCGCGTTGGACGATCGCCGCCGCGGGATAACGTCCGATGAAGATCGCAGCCTCGGCTATCACTGCCGGCGCCTCGGCAATATGGAGGACCGTCTCCTTGCCCTCCCGGCTGAATCGGGCCAGTTTGACGGCTCCCTCAAGCAGTATGAAGAGCGCTGCGGCAAAGTCCCCCTCGCGAAAGACCACCGAATGCGCCGATTTGACCTTCACGTCGCACTTTCTGATCAGGTCAGCCGTCAGGTCCCGGCCGAGCAGCGCACCAAACCGGCTGGAAATGACCCGATCGGCTTGCTCTACAGTAACCGGCATTAGGTTAGAAGTTGAGGCGGGGCGGACTAACGCGGGATGACCAACCGGTCCCCAGGTCGAATTCGGGAGGAATGATCGAGGTCGTTGGCGCGAAGCAGGTGGTCGCGTTCGATGCCATATCTCCGCGCGATGTCCCAAATGGTATCGCCGCGACGGACCGTATGCACGGCGGACGATACGTCTGCTGAAGCGACCTCGACCTCGCCTGCGCCCGGGACCTTGAGTCGCGCCCCGACCTTCATCTTGCGTGGATCGCTGATACCGTTGGACTTCATCAAGGCAGCCGCCGATATTCCGTAGCGCGAGGCAATCGACTGCGGCGTCTCGCCTTTGGCGACGATATGTGTGCGTGAGGCGGCGCCTGCTGTGGATGACGTCTCCACCGGCTCAGATCGATTCGATCTAACGCCAGCGGCTTCAGTCTCCGGAGCCGCTGCGACCGCCGGCGTAGCTCCCGGCTTCACGACGAGCCGCTGGCCAACGCGCAATCTTCGTGGATTGCTGATATGGTTGCGCTTCATCAGGGACGAGGCTGAAACGCCATACCGCGCTGCAATTGCAGCCGGCGTCTCGCCGCTCCGGACAATGTGAACCACCTCGCCATTGCCGGCCCGGGCCGGTGCCGGAGGCGTCTCCTCCTCGACGGCTGTATAGCGCGCCTTGGCGATCTCGGGCGAGGTCGGAACGATCAACTCCTGCCCGATCCGGAGTCTCCCGTCGGGCCGGATCTGGTTCTCCGCAATAGCCCGAATGTCGCGCACCGAGACCCCATACTTGCGCGCTATGGCCGAGAGCGTCTCACCCTTGCGAACAGTATGCCGGGCTAACGCGCGTTTTTCGTCATCCGGAAGCGCGGCCCATTCGCGCTGGAAAGCCTCAGCCGTCCCTACGGGTAAAATAAGCAGCGTCGAATCGTTCGTCGGGGGTGTGCAGGCTCTGAGCAGCCAGGGATTGATTTCCTTGAGTTCCTGATATTCCCGACCAATAAGTCTGGCAGCCAGTTTCAGATCGACCTGCTCGGTAACCCACATCGAATCGACCTTCGGCAAATCGCGAAAAACCGGAGGATCGAAGCCGTAAGCCGCCGGATCCTGCGCGATGAGTCGCGCGGCGATGTAGGTAGGCACATAGTTGCGCGTCTGCTTCGGCAGCCGACTCATCTTCCAGAAGTCTTTCGTGCCGCTGCGATGGATGTTCTTCTCAACGTTCCGCTCGCCACAATTATAGGCTGCCA encodes:
- a CDS encoding Crp/Fnr family transcriptional regulator, with product MPVTVEQADRVISSRFGALLGRDLTADLIRKCDVKVKSAHSVVFREGDFAAALFILLEGAVKLARFSREGKETVLHIAEAPAVIAEAAIFIGRYPAAAIVQRDASLLVVPREVVMEMVGKSAPFARFLLEGMAIWLKRMVARIEQLTMESGTARVARHLLELYERSSPPGTPLACPKVTIGQSKGDLATMLNIAQPSLSRILRRMQDEGAVLVEGREFTLLDLAALRRMTLPAID
- a CDS encoding LysM peptidoglycan-binding domain-containing protein, whose translation is MILHSLIVSESMTVRNRLVHTLFFSIALLFLACAPERVFRSADSAPPSLPPENGSHLTAADTADAVDDDDLKDLPLDAAFMVLPVTEKLAVAARMLESARKLLSEDQLVTAGYRFAMVRVILTSINVESLDAERETYQRLAEQIDHFYDDYVRGKDELPAESPREAVIAGVEVSGEDTLTGDDGMVAEEDLAPDTTALAEALQVKVLYPPIPMVMNRQVENAIKFFQTKGRKVYQRWLGRAEVYEPMMRKILREEGMPEDLVYIAMIESGFNPIAYSYAHASGPWQFIKSTGKIFGLKTTYWHDERRDPVKATYAAVRYFKKLYYDFDDWYLAMAAYNCGERNVEKNIHRSGTKDFWKMSRLPKQTRNYVPTYIAARLIAQDPAAYGFDPPVFRDLPKVDSMWVTEQVDLKLAARLIGREYQELKEINPWLLRACTPPTNDSTLLILPVGTAEAFQREWAALPDDEKRALARHTVRKGETLSAIARKYGVSVRDIRAIAENQIRPDGRLRIGQELIVPTSPEIAKARYTAVEEETPPAPARAGNGEVVHIVRSGETPAAIAARYGVSASSLMKRNHISNPRRLRVGQRLVVKPGATPAVAAAPETEAAGVRSNRSEPVETSSTAGAASRTHIVAKGETPQSIASRYGISAAALMKSNGISDPRKMKVGARLKVPGAGEVEVASADVSSAVHTVRRGDTIWDIARRYGIERDHLLRANDLDHSSRIRPGDRLVIPR